The window TTTATCGGTAGAAAAGACCCGTGAATGTATGAATATAGTCATGGGTTTTATGAAACGGACAGAATTATATTTTCCCAGTGAAGGCAAAATTGAATTTGATGACGAACAAAAAGCATTTATTCAAGCAGTGCGATCGCTCTACAAACATGCATTTAAAGACAATATTAAAGAGTCAGAACGCAAATTCTATGCAATATCTACAGCTCAGTTTATTGTCTTTGGCCATGAGCGGACACAACGAGCCATGACATTAGTCAAGCAAGATTATGAAAAACTTTTTTCACTTTATTATATTGAACGTGGACAAAAATATATTGCTCGCTATTTAAAAGGATTTGAATAGTCTTTAGAGTGAAACCCAACATCAATAAATCTATTGCTGGTTGCAGTCAATTAAGTTCGTGATGGCGATCGCTGTTAATCAAATAAATTATCTCAACTAAGCGGAAACTTTTAACTCGATTAATCCCCTGCCTAATTTCTCAATAAACTCCGATTTGTTAGAACAACCATAACGTTCTGCTAACTTGCCAATACCTTCCCATCCTTCTGATGTGACAGAAATATTTTTCCTTTCCTTTTTACTTTCGTATTGTTTAGGTCTTCCGTCAGTTTTAATTAAGTTGGCTAATGAGTTTGGGTGTTTTCCCTGAGAATACTCTGTCGCTTTGCTCATTTGGCTGTTAGCACGTCAATAAGTCTAATAATCTCTATTTTATACACACAAATTATTTAAAAAAAGTTTTTTATTTTCCTTTTATTGTGTATGATAATGAAATAGCTCATGGCGATCGCTCCTTATGAATTCTTGGAGGAATTAGTGCGATCGCGCTGATCATAGGATGGACAAAAAACATTAAGAGCAAGAAGATGTTGTAAAAGAAGCTTGTTGCCCACCAGAATTAACTTGAAAAATTTGCACTATTAACTTGCTTTAATAGTGTCCTTGTCTAAACCCTCTACTCCATAAAATGGACAGTAGAACTAGATGCTGGCGGTTACGAAGCCGTTAACCTAGAACGCATATCCCTAATCGAATTCCAGTCATCAAGTGCGATCAAGACAAATCTAGAAATCCCCTTTGGCGATGAACCTCAAGCAACTACCGACCAACTAGAAAAAGAAATCATCGCCCTCAAAACAGAAGTCCATAAGCTTAGACAAGAAAACGAAATCATCAAAAAAGACTTAGAACAAGCCAAACAAATCATCCGTAGGGCAAAAGATATCTCTCCGATAATGCGCCTTAGTCTCCAACGAGTCATGAGATTAGCCCATCAAGCTTGCATGGATATCAAACGCACTGTCGGAGGCTGGATCTTAAAAATGGGCAACAAAGCTCGTAAATTTCGTCGTCTGGCAGATATTTGGGATATTTTATCTCAAGATGAATGGTATTTAAGTGATATTTTCCCTAAAGATAAATTAATTGCTCTAGACCTAATTCAAGCACCCCGTCCGATTAAAAAACCGACTCCTGCCGAGAAGAAGACTTTTCCCCTAATACGTCCTGAAGAAGTATTGAGGAGACAAAGAATGGGCTTACCGAAATGTAGTTAAAATCAACAAAAACAACAAATATTGTTATAAGACTTTATATTTGACTATTAATATCAGTGGTCATTTTTAAATAGTAGCGTTAATCTATTCTTTGCCATGTCTGTGATTAAGCAGTTAAACAAATTTAGAATCTTGCTATGGATAACAAAAAATATAATTTACCTAAAAGGCTAGTTACAGGAGGGACGAAGAGATCCCAGGAAGCTGTAGTACCCAATTTTACTGGAGGAGATGGTCAAATTGGGAGTAATATGAATATTCGCTGGACTCCTAGCAGGCTTGTGATAGCTGCAACATTATTAGGAGTTCCTTTTTTGCTCACGACAGTAATCGCATTTAAGTCAGGGAAGATTTTAATTGGAGCAATTTTAGTAGGTATAGCGGTTTTTGTTGGGTTGATGTATCTAGCTTTACGTTATATAGAAGCAAATGAATTTTAATTGATTTTCAATAGTAATTGACTAATTGACTAGGCGTTGCATAGTTACGGGATAGTTTTTAGTTAGATAAAAATTTGCTCCGTTTCTGAGTCTTCAAGTTTCTTAATTAGTTTTTACTATTGCAGGATTATACAACACCGTAATTTGCTGGTTGCTGCGCCTGAGCGATAATTATTCTATGGCGAGGAGTAGTAATCGAAATACGAGGAGTAGTAAAACCTGCGCCAATAAATATTTGCTTCATATCCAACGTAAAATATTGATCCAAATAGGGTTCAGTACTTTTAAGTAGAGTCAATATATAAGGGGGCATTTTCTGGAAGATTGAGGATTGAGGATTCATATCCATAATGGATAAATAACCTCCTGGACGTAGTAGACGATGAGCTTCCGTAATAATTGCCTGTGCTGCGACAGTGGGAAGCTCATGAAACATCAAGGAAGCCGAAACTAAATCAAAATTTTGAGTAGCTAGACCTGTAGATTCAGCAGCAGCATGAATCCATTTAATTGAATATTGTTGCTGTTTTGCTCGATGTTGAGCTACGGAAAGAAAGTACGGAGAAAGATCGATCCCTGTAATTTGTGCTTGGGGATAAATTTCCTGTAGAGCAATACTGCTCATTCCTACACCACAACCAAGATCGAGAATCGTATTAGGGGTAATTGTTAGATGCTGCTGCAATGCCTGATGATAACTTTGTCTCAGTCTAGTGTCGCCGTTAACACCGACTTCTGGCCAAATCTTAGCATGGACAGATCGAGCCGCCGATTCTACTTCCCAAGCCGCTTTCCAGCTTAAATTACCATCTGGATAAGCGTGAAAAGAAGTGGTGTAATAGTCTGGATATTTGAGGTTTGGATTCTGGATTTGAGTAAAATCTTCAGACCAATTGCGATCGCTTAACTGTTGGACATTTTCTCGCCAGGGTACACCAATTGCTTCTGCACGCTCGATCATCATCTGACGCGCGCGGGATTTGGCAAAGTCAGCTAAAGGCTTAATTGATAAGATGCCTTGCACTAAACGGGAGGTTAGATTTATTTTAGGCTGAGGAGCAACAGTCATCGCAAGATGTTTGAAGGTTCAATTATTATCTTAAATTTAAATTGCTCTTATTGTAGAATGCTTATTCTCCAAGATAAAGAAAAATGCCACTTTGGCGATCGCTTTAGCCCAAATTTACAGCTTGATATGAGTTTAGATTCCAGTTTTATAAAGTTAAGATGAAGTTGGTCTTTGTTTGAGCAAGATTACATGAACATACTAATTGTTAAAGAAAGTTGTGGAATAATAAATTTAAGACTAGATATTCATTATTATTTACCAATTTAAAAGGTGCGTCCTTAGACAACGCGCTTTTTTTTTGCCCAAATTTTCTCTCAATTAGTTTGACATCCAAACTTAAAGCTAATTGACAGTAATAATCTCTGGTGTAGACTAATGACTACCATAATCACCCTGAGATCCCTTTGAAGAATCGTAGCTATTGGCAACTCCTTCCTTTTGTTCGTCCTCAAAGCCTGACTATATTTTGGGCTTTTATTTGTACTGTAATCTTCACTACTTTTTGGCCAATTAAAGCCTGGCTAGCAGGAGAAGTAAGTCAATATATTGGCAAAGGCGATCCCAGTAGTATTGCACGCATCGCTGGATTAGCAGCAATAGTTTTTTTGTTACAGGGGGTGGCTCAATATGGACAGGATGCTCTAATGGCGAAAGCTTCACTCAAGGCGACTTTAAGTTTACGCACATCTGTCTATAGTCATTTACAGAAGTTAAGCCTGAATTATTTTGAAGTGGTTAAAACAGGGGATTTAACCTATCGTTTAACTGAAGATATCGATCGCATTGGGGAAGTAATTAATCAGTTTTTTCACGATTTTATTCCCTGCATCTTACAGTTATTGGTAGTGTTAGGCTATATGTTATGGCTGAATTGGCAGTTAACGATCGCAACTTTGATTTTAGCCCCTTTGATGGGGATAATTATCGGCACATTTGGAGAGAAACTGTTAAAGTATTCGCGCCGTAGTCAAAATCGGATTTCTAATCTGTCGGCTTTATTAACTGAAGTATTGAGCGGTATTCGTTTAGTCCAGGCTTTTGCCGCCGAAGAATATGAATTAGAGCGTTTTAGTCGAGAAGCACAAGCCAATTGCCAAGCTAAATATCAGGCGGAGAAGGTCAAGGCATTTCAGTTTGTGGTGGTAGGCTTTTTACTGGTAATGACTGTCTTGTTTATCTTTTTCTTAGGTGGATGGCAGATATCTTTAGGAAATTTAACTGGAAAGGATTTTGTCAGCTACATTACAGGAGTGGCACTATTAATTGACCCAATTACTCATACGACGAGTAACTATAATAGCTTTAAGGAAGGACAGGCATCTGTAGATAAAATCTTTGAGTTACTAGCAATTCAACCCGCAGTAGTTGAAACAGAACAGGCGATCGCTTTGGAGTCAGTAACAGGTAAAGTTGAATACGCTGAGGTTAGCTTTAGCTATAAGCCTGATGTTGCTGTAATTAATAATTTAAGCTTGTTGGCGCATCCTGGAGAAACCATTGCCTTAGTCGGTTCATCGGGTGCAGGTAAGTCTACTTTAGTTAATTTATTACCCCGCTTTTATAATGTTGATCGAGGAAAAATCTTAATTGATGGCATCAATATTCAAGACGTTACTCTCAAAAGCCTGAGACAACAAATAGGCATTGTGCCACAAGAAACTACTTTATTCTCTGGTACAATTGCCCAAAATATTGCCTTTGGTAAAACTGATTTAGAACTAAAAGATATTGAAGCTGCTGCCAAAATTGCTAACGCCCATCAATTTATTAACGAACTATCTCAAGGTTACTTTACCTACGTGGGAGAAAGAGGGGTTAACCTTTCGGGTGGACAAAGACAAAGAATTGCGATCGCTCGGGCAATTTTACTAAATCCGCGAATTTTAATTTTAGACGAAGCTACCTCTGCCTTGGACTCGGAATCTGAAGCATTAGTACAGGAAGCCTTAGAAAGAATTATGCGCGATCGCACAGTATTTGTCATTGCTCATCGATTAGCTACTGTCCGAAGGGCAGATCGTATTCTAGTATTAGAAAAAGGGCAAATAATTGAGTCTGGTAATCATCAACAATTACTAGATAAAAATGGAGCATATGCTAAATTTCATGCTCGACAATTTCAAGAAGTTTAGTATCTAATCTCAGTTAGGGTAAAGACAATTGATCGGTTAAGGTAGCTATTAGCTATTAGCTTTTAGCTTTTAGCTTTTTAATTACGTTTAATCAGTCGTCTGGATTGCGATCAGCATTAATATAGCCCTAGATAACAACGTTAAGACATCTTTGAAATACTATTTCCTCTTTCCTATTTCTTACTTCCTATTTCCTACTTACGAGCAAATTACTATTAATGTCCTAATCCAACTTTGTACGGCCATAGCTTACAGCTACCTTAGTTACTCCCTGACGTAGTTGCTTTTGTCTTTTTAACCACGAATACTTAATCCCTGGCCCAATGATCGGCGCCAAGGTTTTAGCCCCCCAGCGAACAAAAGCGCTATTGTGCAGTAGTTCTGCCTGGCCCATTTCCTGTGCCTGTAGTTGTTGAATACGGATAATTTCTGGTTCTCTTTCCTGTTGAATCAAGGGTAATACCGCGTCAATCTGATCTAAATTAGCTGCTGAACTACTTAAGATCGGAACTAAGTGATTAGCAGCGACGATCGCATCGCGAAATGCCATATTAATTCCCTGTGCGCGGATTGGTGACATGGGATGGACTGCATCCCCCAGTAAAATTAGTCCAGGGATTGACCAGCGATCGCATCTACCGACGACTACAGATAACAGTAGGGGTTGAGTTAAGCTAGCTTGATGTTTCAGGATATGTTCTGCTAACCAGGGAGGAGAAGTGGCGGCTAGTTTATTGACCCAATCAACGGTTTTCCAGTCGTAATTATCGTCTGCATGAAGTCCCCAGCCGATGTGTAATTGACCAGATGAGGCTCTAAATAGACCAAAAGCGTCTTTACCCTGAATAATGGAATAAAAGATGTTGCTTGATTGAGCTAAAGTTCCCGAATCAAGTTTGAACCACAGAATATTAATACTGCTTTGCAGCTTAGTTAAATCAATTCCTGCTTTTTTGCGAATTAGCGAATTACGTCCATCAGCAGCAATCACTAGATCGGCTTGAATTTCTCTTCCCGAACCTAATTTAATGCCACAAATACGCTTGTTGACTGATAAAAGATCCTGGACAGCTTCTCCTTGCATAAATTCAAATTGAGGATAAGTTTCCGCCTGCTGAATAATTGCTGCTAATAAATGAGGTTGTGAAACTACTGTGGTGCAATATTTTCCTGTTGCTTCTATTGGCTCATTCACTTTAAATAAACTACGGTGAGATAACAAAAATTCCCAAGCATCGATAGTTTGATGGGGAATATCTGATAATAGTTTGAGCAAGTCCATTTCTGCCAAGGCATCTAAGCCACTGGGCATCAAACCTTCTCCCCGAAATTGGCGTTTAAAATCGCTAGACGCTTCAATTAGTTTTACTTTAATCCCTTTTTTGACTAGCATTAGCGCTAGTACTGCACCTGTAGGGCCAGCGCCAACAATTATTACCTGCATAGTTTTATTTATAACTGTAATTAAATTTTTACCTAATAAGAGTAATTAAGAAAAATTGGGCATAATAAACAATCAAAAAAATTATTAGCTATTTAATATCCCTTAGAACTAAAAAAATCAACCAAAAATATTTTTTTATTCAATCTCGATCTGAACTTTATCTTATCTTTATTGACTTCCAAATCAACTATTAATTTTAATAATTTTGCTCTTATCATTTTTTTGAATGTAAGCTAAAATTCGCCCAATGGCTTAACCAAAAACATGGAGATTGATCGATGGCGGCTCTGAGAAAACCCGATTTTTCGTCTGATTACTATTATCCTCAAGCTCAACCCAACGAAGTTGTTAATCAACCGAACATAGTTCAGCGATCGCCAGTTCAACCAGCAAAACTGGTTAAATCGAAGACTTTTCCTAAGTCCCAAGCCTTGCCAAAGAACCTGAAAACCCTCTGTTTAATCCAAAAAAGTTCTTTTTGCTTGGCGATCGCCACCATGACTGCCAGTATCAGTCTCTATGTTTCGACGGTGAAAATTCCTCAGCAATGGAGTCAGGAATATCAACATTTAGAAGATTTACAGCAACAGGAACGTCAATTAGTAGCAGTCAACGAAACGATTAAATATCAAATTGCCCAAGAAGCAGGAAAAAACAAGAGTTTGAGCATATCTAAGCCAGAATCGGCGATTTTTATTAATCCTGCTCAAGTTAAACCCAGAAACCCAGCCGATCTTCAGCAAACCCAGTCAAAAATAGCAGAGCTAAAATATAACAGTTTGGGATATTAAGCCAAAAATATTGGAGATTTTTAGAGTTATTCGTTAATATCAATTTCTGCTTCTTTTTATTTACCGATCATTCTCACAATTAAAGTCAAAATAGCTTTGATTTATACAGTTATCCTAAAGGATATACTTCGCTATCTTTGCATAAAATTACCGAGTTAATCAATCTAAGTAAATTATTTAGCTAGTAGAGAAATACCGATGACTAATCTTAAATATTAGACAGCTTAGAAGCTCAACTATGTCCAAATCTAAGTTTAAATTCCCTCTCAAGCCAAATAGAAATAATTCCCTTAAGCTAGCTAAACGACAACAGCTACAGCGTCGTAACAGCGATCGAGATCGAGCAATGCCAACCACTAACTCGGCGATCGCCAGATTGTTGCTCGTCTGGAGTATCTTAGTGATTGGGGCGTTTGCTTTAGGCGCTAAATTGTACTATCTTCAGGTCATCGATCCCGTGATTAAGTATGAACAAGCACCCGACGGGAAAAAATTAAGCCAGATCGCGATCGATCAGCAGACAACTAAGCTAAATTTTTATATTCCTCGTCGTCAAATTGTCGATCGCCAGCAAAACGTCTTAGCCACCGATCGTATCACCTATACACTTTACGTTCATCCTCATCTATTTAGACGCAACTCAGAACCAGTACCCGCAACAGAAATTGCCGAACAACTCTCAGCAATATTGGGTGATAAAACGTCAGCAGAACTATTAGCCATCTTTGCCAAACAAGATTGGGGAATCCTGTTGTCTGAGGATCTGCCAGAATCTGTCAAGGAGAAAATTACCACGATGCAAATTGATGGTTTGGATCTCAAGCAAAACTATACTCGCTTCTATCCTCACAAAAAGATGGCTGCTGAAGTGACGGGATATGTTAATCGCGACAGTTCTCGTAGTCCCCAAGCAGGGGTGGAATACACTCAAAACAAGCTTTTAGAACGCAAGCCAATAAGCTGGAAAATGAAGCGCAGCTTTGAAAACTCTAAACCTATATTTTATCCAGGGGATTTAGAGCGATCGCAACAACTCTTTAACTTCGACGATCTGCGACTACAGCTAACTATTGACCTAAGATTACAGCAGATTGCCCGCAATGCCCTTAAGGTACAGATGGATAAATATAAGGCCAAGCGGGGTACGGTAATCGTTATGGATGTCCGTGATGGTGCGATCGCTGCTTTGGTATCAGAACCCACGTACGATCCGAATACTTACAATAAATACGGGATTGAACTATTTAAGAACTGGGCAATTACCGATCTTTATGAACCTGGTTCAACCTTTAAACCAATTAATCTTGCCTTGGCCTTGGATGCAGGAGTCATCGATCCTGACGACACCTTTAATGACACGGGAGAAATTAAAATTAAGGATGCGGTGGTGCGTAATCATGATTTTGACCAAGAAGGCGCTAGGGGAGAATTATCTCTAGCTGAAATTCTTAAATATTCCAGCAATGTCGGCATGATCAAGGCGATGCGACGGATGAAACCTTTAGAATACTATCGAGATCTGCAAAAATTGGGGATTGAGGATCAGGTAGATTTTGATATTCCTGGCTACACTCCAGGCAGCTTAAAAGACGAGGTAGAATTTACTGTCAGAGAAATTGAACCCGCCACTACCGCTTTTGGTCAAGGTTTGTCCTTAACTCCCCTCAAGTTAATTCAACTTCATG is drawn from Pleurocapsa minor HA4230-MV1 and contains these coding sequences:
- a CDS encoding penicillin-binding protein 2, with the translated sequence MSKSKFKFPLKPNRNNSLKLAKRQQLQRRNSDRDRAMPTTNSAIARLLLVWSILVIGAFALGAKLYYLQVIDPVIKYEQAPDGKKLSQIAIDQQTTKLNFYIPRRQIVDRQQNVLATDRITYTLYVHPHLFRRNSEPVPATEIAEQLSAILGDKTSAELLAIFAKQDWGILLSEDLPESVKEKITTMQIDGLDLKQNYTRFYPHKKMAAEVTGYVNRDSSRSPQAGVEYTQNKLLERKPISWKMKRSFENSKPIFYPGDLERSQQLFNFDDLRLQLTIDLRLQQIARNALKVQMDKYKAKRGTVIVMDVRDGAIAALVSEPTYDPNTYNKYGIELFKNWAITDLYEPGSTFKPINLALALDAGVIDPDDTFNDTGEIKIKDAVVRNHDFDQEGARGELSLAEILKYSSNVGMIKAMRRMKPLEYYRDLQKLGIEDQVDFDIPGYTPGSLKDEVEFTVREIEPATTAFGQGLSLTPLKLIQLHAALANQGKLITPHVVRGLSDYKGYLHYVQPANSKQIFSPKTAKTVLEMMEEVVEDGSGYAAKVPGYRIAGKTGTSQKAVDRGGYDEKAKITSFVSIFPVEAPRYAVLAVVDEPHGKYTFGSTVAAPIVGSVIQGIINMEGIPPSKTSQNVDRQAKVDR
- a CDS encoding ABC transporter ATP-binding protein/permease; amino-acid sequence: MKNRSYWQLLPFVRPQSLTIFWAFICTVIFTTFWPIKAWLAGEVSQYIGKGDPSSIARIAGLAAIVFLLQGVAQYGQDALMAKASLKATLSLRTSVYSHLQKLSLNYFEVVKTGDLTYRLTEDIDRIGEVINQFFHDFIPCILQLLVVLGYMLWLNWQLTIATLILAPLMGIIIGTFGEKLLKYSRRSQNRISNLSALLTEVLSGIRLVQAFAAEEYELERFSREAQANCQAKYQAEKVKAFQFVVVGFLLVMTVLFIFFLGGWQISLGNLTGKDFVSYITGVALLIDPITHTTSNYNSFKEGQASVDKIFELLAIQPAVVETEQAIALESVTGKVEYAEVSFSYKPDVAVINNLSLLAHPGETIALVGSSGAGKSTLVNLLPRFYNVDRGKILIDGINIQDVTLKSLRQQIGIVPQETTLFSGTIAQNIAFGKTDLELKDIEAAAKIANAHQFINELSQGYFTYVGERGVNLSGGQRQRIAIARAILLNPRILILDEATSALDSESEALVQEALERIMRDRTVFVIAHRLATVRRADRILVLEKGQIIESGNHQQLLDKNGAYAKFHARQFQEV
- a CDS encoding methyltransferase domain-containing protein translates to MTVAPQPKINLTSRLVQGILSIKPLADFAKSRARQMMIERAEAIGVPWRENVQQLSDRNWSEDFTQIQNPNLKYPDYYTTSFHAYPDGNLSWKAAWEVESAARSVHAKIWPEVGVNGDTRLRQSYHQALQQHLTITPNTILDLGCGVGMSSIALQEIYPQAQITGIDLSPYFLSVAQHRAKQQQYSIKWIHAAAESTGLATQNFDLVSASLMFHELPTVAAQAIITEAHRLLRPGGYLSIMDMNPQSSIFQKMPPYILTLLKSTEPYLDQYFTLDMKQIFIGAGFTTPRISITTPRHRIIIAQAQQPANYGVV
- a CDS encoding FAD-dependent monooxygenase, which gives rise to MQVIIVGAGPTGAVLALMLVKKGIKVKLIEASSDFKRQFRGEGLMPSGLDALAEMDLLKLLSDIPHQTIDAWEFLLSHRSLFKVNEPIEATGKYCTTVVSQPHLLAAIIQQAETYPQFEFMQGEAVQDLLSVNKRICGIKLGSGREIQADLVIAADGRNSLIRKKAGIDLTKLQSSINILWFKLDSGTLAQSSNIFYSIIQGKDAFGLFRASSGQLHIGWGLHADDNYDWKTVDWVNKLAATSPPWLAEHILKHQASLTQPLLLSVVVGRCDRWSIPGLILLGDAVHPMSPIRAQGINMAFRDAIVAANHLVPILSSSAANLDQIDAVLPLIQQEREPEIIRIQQLQAQEMGQAELLHNSAFVRWGAKTLAPIIGPGIKYSWLKRQKQLRQGVTKVAVSYGRTKLD